A DNA window from Tachysurus fulvidraco isolate hzauxx_2018 chromosome 4, HZAU_PFXX_2.0, whole genome shotgun sequence contains the following coding sequences:
- the LOC113655248 gene encoding butyrophilin-like protein 2, translating into MYFTAFIVCVFAVGLEGLRVHGPSGPVVAQLGGSVLLPCFVESPLPLEGLQVEWRKMDSDSLVGLFQQGKSRPDLQSQGFRGRMDFFPQEITKGNFSILLKNVVEEDAGGYRCKVNTAQDSSEVIIEVYHIRGLVVTGADQNIFASKGEDVILNCSVDSRVPASEIEEVTWKRKDKDPEILVLLYQDNEIFPDSSHESYHGRVDLFSFEIPNGNFSLKLMDVKMEDKGEFTCEVHTRNISGRTTVVLQGVGFAAVHIAILVLCSFALLIAVGFCGPVCILLRKKGIHQT; encoded by the exons ATGTATTTTACTGCGTTTATCGTGTGCGTTTTTGCTGTTGGACTTGAAG GTCTCCGTGTCCATGGTCCCTCGGGTCCGGTTGTGGCCCAGCTGGGAGGTTCGGTTCTCCTGCCATGCTTTGTTGAAAGCCCACTGCCTCTGGAAGGTCTGCAGGTGGAATGGAGAAAGATGGATTCAGATTCTCTAGTCGGTCTCTTCCAACAAGGAAAAAGTCGACCAGATCTCCAGAGTCAGGGGTTTAGAGGCAGAATGGACTTTTTTCCACAAGAGATCACAAAAGGGAACTTCTCCATCTTACTCAAAAATGTGGTTGAAGAAGACGCTGGAGGTTACAGATGTAAAGTAAATACAGCCCAAGACTCCAGTGAGGTCATAATAGAAGTATATCATATCA GGGGTCTTGTGGTGACCGGGGCAGACCAAAACATCTTTGCCTCTAAGGGTGAGGATGTCATACTGAACTGTTCTGTAGATTCACGTGTACCAGCCAGTGAGATCGAAGAAGTGACCTGGAAGAGGAAAGACAAAGACCCAGAGATCCTCGTCCTATTATATCAAGACAATGAGATTTTCCCAGACTCCTCACATGAGAGTTATCACGGGAgagttgatttattttcttttgaaatCCCGAATGGAAACTTCTCTTTAAAACTAATGGATGTAAAGATGGAAGATAAAGGAGAATTCACATGTGAGGTCCACACCAGGAACATATCAGGACGAACCACTGTGGTTCTTCAAGGTGTAG GTTTTGCTGCAGTCCATATAGCGATATTGGTGTTGTGCTCTTTTGCACTGTTAATTGCAGTGGGATTTTGTGGACCTGTTTGTATCCTTCTAAGAAAGAAAGGTATTCACCAGACAtag